A single region of the Pan troglodytes isolate AG18354 chromosome 18, NHGRI_mPanTro3-v2.0_pri, whole genome shotgun sequence genome encodes:
- the IL32 gene encoding interleukin-32 isoform X1, with product MRFPKVLSDDMKKLKARMVMLLPTSAQGLGAWVSACDSEDTVGHLGPWRDKDPALWCQLCLSSQHQAIERFYDKMQNAESGRGQEMSSLAELEDDFKEGYLETVAAYYEEQHPELTPLLEKERDGLRCRGNRSPVPDIEDPATEEPGESFCDKVMRWFQAMLQRLQTWWQGVLAWVKEKVVALVHEVQALWKKFQSFCCSLSELFKSSFQSYGAPQGGKEELTPQKCSEPQSSK from the exons ATGCGCTTCCCGAAG GTCCTCTCTGATGACATGAAGAAGCTGAAGGCCCGAATGGTAATGCTCCTCCCTACTTCTGCTCAGGGGTTGGGGGCCTGGGTCTCAGCGTGTGACAGTGAGGACACTGTGGGACACCTGGGACCCTGGAGGGACAAGGATCCGGCCCTTTGGTGCCAACTCTGCCTCTCTTCACAGCACCAGGCCATAGAAAGATTTTATGATAAAATGCAAAATGCAGAATCAGGACGTGGACAG GAGATGTCGAGCCTGGCAGAGCTGGAG GACGACTTCAAAGAGGGCTACCTGGAGACAGTGGCGGCTTATTATGAGGAGCAGCACCCA GAGCTCACTCCTCTacttgaaaaagaaagagatggatTACGGTGCCGAGGCAACAGATCCCCTGTCCCGGATATTGAGGATCCCGCAACCGAGGAGCCTGGGGAGAGCTTTTGTGACAAGGTCATGAGATGGTTCCAGGCCATGCTGCAGCGGCTGCAGACCTGGTGGCAGGGGGTTCTGGCCTGGGTGAAGGAGAAGGTGGTGGCCCTGGTCCATGAAGTGCAGGCCCTCTGGAAAAAGTTCCAGAGTTTCTGCTGCTCTCTGTCAGAGCTCTTCAAGTCCTCTTTCCAGTCCTACGGAGCCCCACAGGGGGGCAAGGAGGAGCTGACACCCCAGAAGTGCTCTGAACCCCAATCCTCAAAATGA
- the IL32 gene encoding interleukin-32 isoform X4 produces the protein MRFPKVLSDDMKKLKARMEMSSLAELEDDFKEGYLETVAAYYEEQHPELTPLLEKERDGLRCRGNRSPVPDIEDPATEEPGESFCDKVMRWFQAMLQRLQTWWQGVLAWVKEKVVALVHEVQALWKKFQSFCCSLSELFKSSFQSYGAPQGGKEELTPQKCSEPQSSK, from the exons ATGCGCTTCCCGAAG GTCCTCTCTGATGACATGAAGAAGCTGAAGGCCCGAATG GAGATGTCGAGCCTGGCAGAGCTGGAG GACGACTTCAAAGAGGGCTACCTGGAGACAGTGGCGGCTTATTATGAGGAGCAGCACCCA GAGCTCACTCCTCTacttgaaaaagaaagagatggatTACGGTGCCGAGGCAACAGATCCCCTGTCCCGGATATTGAGGATCCCGCAACCGAGGAGCCTGGGGAGAGCTTTTGTGACAAGGTCATGAGATGGTTCCAGGCCATGCTGCAGCGGCTGCAGACCTGGTGGCAGGGGGTTCTGGCCTGGGTGAAGGAGAAGGTGGTGGCCCTGGTCCATGAAGTGCAGGCCCTCTGGAAAAAGTTCCAGAGTTTCTGCTGCTCTCTGTCAGAGCTCTTCAAGTCCTCTTTCCAGTCCTACGGAGCCCCACAGGGGGGCAAGGAGGAGCTGACACCCCAGAAGTGCTCTGAACCCCAATCCTCAAAATGA
- the LOC107972294 gene encoding LOW QUALITY PROTEIN: uncharacterized protein LOC107972294 (The sequence of the model RefSeq protein was modified relative to this genomic sequence to represent the inferred CDS: inserted 1 base in 1 codon; deleted 2 bases in 2 codons), which yields MHPSNHSYTPLCMHLSVCPCLCACICPSIPASVPVSVHLSLPMCMHLSVHPSLPLCLHLSLRPSLPLCMHPSVHPCLCAFIYPSSIPASVHASTHPFILASAHASVHTSLPLCMHLSIHPSLPLCIHLSIHPCLCVGICPXHPYLFAFICLSIPASVHASVHPSIPASMHASVHLSIPLSVHASVHLSIPASVHASVMLSNPASVHASVSLSILHPFLCISLSVLSAHNSFILRRSLDLFPPPTPRRSLPSLPGQVLQPVVSTQSSLPPLLSCLSPLPPKFFRNPLGLQAIKRSPCPWRTKHRPM from the exons ATGCATCCTTCCAACCATTCATACACGCCTCTGTGCAtgcatctgtctgtctgtccctgcctctgtgcctgcatctgtccatccatccctGCCTCTGTGCCTGTATCTGTCCATCTATCCCTGCCTATGTGTAtgcatctgtctgtccatccatccctGCCTCTATGCCTGCATCTGTCCCTCCGTCCATCCCTGCCTCTGTGCATGCATCCTTCTGTACATCCCTGCCTCTGTGCATTCATCTATCCGTCT TCCATCCCTGCCTCTGTGCATgcatctacccatccattcatccttgCCTCTGCACATGCATCCGTCCATACATCCCTGCCTCTGTGCATgcatctgtccattcatccatccctgCCCCTgtgcatccatctatccattcatccctgCCTCTGTGTAggcatctgtc tccatccctACCTGTTTGCATTCATCTGTCTCTCCATTCCTGCCTCTGTGCatgcatctgtccatccatccatccctgccTCTATGCATgcatctgtccatctatccatccctcTCTCTGTGCATGCctctgtccatctatccatccctGCCTCTGTGCATGCATCTGTCATGCTATCCAACCCTGCCTCTGTGCATGCATCTGTCAGTCTATCCatcctccatccctttctttgTATCAGCTTATCC GTACTGAGTGCTCACAACTCCTTCATCCTAAGACGCTCATTGGACCTATTCCCTCCCCCGACTCCACGCCGCTCTCTGCCCTCCCTTCCTGGTCAAGTTCTCCAGCCAGTGGTCTCAACTCAATCTTCACTTCCTCCGCTCCTCTCATGCCTAAGCCCACTGCCGCCTAAATTCTTCCGCAACCCACTGGGCCTACAGGCAATAAAAAGGTCACCTTGTCCCTGGAGGACCAAACATAGGCCCATGTAA
- the IL32 gene encoding interleukin-32 isoform X6 → MKKLKARMEMSSLAELEDDFKEGYLETVAAYYEEQHPELTPLLEKERDGLRCRGNRSPVPDIEDPATEEPGESFCDKVMRWFQAMLQRLQTWWQGVLAWVKEKVVALVHEVQALWKKFQSFCCSLSELFKSSFQSYGAPQGGKEELTPQKCSEPQSSK, encoded by the exons ATGAAGAAGCTGAAGGCCCGAATG GAGATGTCGAGCCTGGCAGAGCTGGAG GACGACTTCAAAGAGGGCTACCTGGAGACAGTGGCGGCTTATTATGAGGAGCAGCACCCA GAGCTCACTCCTCTacttgaaaaagaaagagatggatTACGGTGCCGAGGCAACAGATCCCCTGTCCCGGATATTGAGGATCCCGCAACCGAGGAGCCTGGGGAGAGCTTTTGTGACAAGGTCATGAGATGGTTCCAGGCCATGCTGCAGCGGCTGCAGACCTGGTGGCAGGGGGTTCTGGCCTGGGTGAAGGAGAAGGTGGTGGCCCTGGTCCATGAAGTGCAGGCCCTCTGGAAAAAGTTCCAGAGTTTCTGCTGCTCTCTGTCAGAGCTCTTCAAGTCCTCTTTCCAGTCCTACGGAGCCCCACAGGGGGGCAAGGAGGAGCTGACACCCCAGAAGTGCTCTGAACCCCAATCCTCAAAATGA
- the IL32 gene encoding interleukin-32 isoform X3: MRFPKVLSDDMKKLKARMHQAIERFYDKMQNAESGRGQDDFKEGYLETVAAYYEEQHPELTPLLEKERDGLRCRGNRSPVPDIEDPATEEPGESFCDKVMRWFQAMLQRLQTWWQGVLAWVKEKVVALVHEVQALWKKFQSFCCSLSELFKSSFQSYGAPQGGKEELTPQKCSEPQSSK, translated from the exons ATGCGCTTCCCGAAG GTCCTCTCTGATGACATGAAGAAGCTGAAGGCCCGAATG CACCAGGCCATAGAAAGATTTTATGATAAAATGCAAAATGCAGAATCAGGACGTGGACAG GACGACTTCAAAGAGGGCTACCTGGAGACAGTGGCGGCTTATTATGAGGAGCAGCACCCA GAGCTCACTCCTCTacttgaaaaagaaagagatggatTACGGTGCCGAGGCAACAGATCCCCTGTCCCGGATATTGAGGATCCCGCAACCGAGGAGCCTGGGGAGAGCTTTTGTGACAAGGTCATGAGATGGTTCCAGGCCATGCTGCAGCGGCTGCAGACCTGGTGGCAGGGGGTTCTGGCCTGGGTGAAGGAGAAGGTGGTGGCCCTGGTCCATGAAGTGCAGGCCCTCTGGAAAAAGTTCCAGAGTTTCTGCTGCTCTCTGTCAGAGCTCTTCAAGTCCTCTTTCCAGTCCTACGGAGCCCCACAGGGGGGCAAGGAGGAGCTGACACCCCAGAAGTGCTCTGAACCCCAATCCTCAAAATGA
- the IL32 gene encoding interleukin-32 isoform X2, which yields MRFPKVLSDDMKKLKARMHQAIERFYDKMQNAESGRGQEMSSLAELEDDFKEGYLETVAAYYEEQHPELTPLLEKERDGLRCRGNRSPVPDIEDPATEEPGESFCDKVMRWFQAMLQRLQTWWQGVLAWVKEKVVALVHEVQALWKKFQSFCCSLSELFKSSFQSYGAPQGGKEELTPQKCSEPQSSK from the exons ATGCGCTTCCCGAAG GTCCTCTCTGATGACATGAAGAAGCTGAAGGCCCGAATG CACCAGGCCATAGAAAGATTTTATGATAAAATGCAAAATGCAGAATCAGGACGTGGACAG GAGATGTCGAGCCTGGCAGAGCTGGAG GACGACTTCAAAGAGGGCTACCTGGAGACAGTGGCGGCTTATTATGAGGAGCAGCACCCA GAGCTCACTCCTCTacttgaaaaagaaagagatggatTACGGTGCCGAGGCAACAGATCCCCTGTCCCGGATATTGAGGATCCCGCAACCGAGGAGCCTGGGGAGAGCTTTTGTGACAAGGTCATGAGATGGTTCCAGGCCATGCTGCAGCGGCTGCAGACCTGGTGGCAGGGGGTTCTGGCCTGGGTGAAGGAGAAGGTGGTGGCCCTGGTCCATGAAGTGCAGGCCCTCTGGAAAAAGTTCCAGAGTTTCTGCTGCTCTCTGTCAGAGCTCTTCAAGTCCTCTTTCCAGTCCTACGGAGCCCCACAGGGGGGCAAGGAGGAGCTGACACCCCAGAAGTGCTCTGAACCCCAATCCTCAAAATGA
- the IL32 gene encoding interleukin-32 isoform X5 — protein MKKLKARMHQAIERFYDKMQNAESGRGQEMSSLAELEDDFKEGYLETVAAYYEEQHPELTPLLEKERDGLRCRGNRSPVPDIEDPATEEPGESFCDKVMRWFQAMLQRLQTWWQGVLAWVKEKVVALVHEVQALWKKFQSFCCSLSELFKSSFQSYGAPQGGKEELTPQKCSEPQSSK, from the exons ATGAAGAAGCTGAAGGCCCGAATG CACCAGGCCATAGAAAGATTTTATGATAAAATGCAAAATGCAGAATCAGGACGTGGACAG GAGATGTCGAGCCTGGCAGAGCTGGAG GACGACTTCAAAGAGGGCTACCTGGAGACAGTGGCGGCTTATTATGAGGAGCAGCACCCA GAGCTCACTCCTCTacttgaaaaagaaagagatggatTACGGTGCCGAGGCAACAGATCCCCTGTCCCGGATATTGAGGATCCCGCAACCGAGGAGCCTGGGGAGAGCTTTTGTGACAAGGTCATGAGATGGTTCCAGGCCATGCTGCAGCGGCTGCAGACCTGGTGGCAGGGGGTTCTGGCCTGGGTGAAGGAGAAGGTGGTGGCCCTGGTCCATGAAGTGCAGGCCCTCTGGAAAAAGTTCCAGAGTTTCTGCTGCTCTCTGTCAGAGCTCTTCAAGTCCTCTTTCCAGTCCTACGGAGCCCCACAGGGGGGCAAGGAGGAGCTGACACCCCAGAAGTGCTCTGAACCCCAATCCTCAAAATGA